The DNA region GATTAGTTCGCGCCAAAAGTAATAGTTTTCGGTAGAATGGCCCTGTTAATCAGGGTCATTTTTATTTATGAGTAAACTAATCATCTTAGTTACTGGTCAGGTTTACGGCCCGGCCAGCGGTTGGCACGCATTGCAGTTTACCCAAGCGGCATTAGCTGCTGGCGAGCAAATTCATTGCGTATTTTTTCAGAAATGGCGTAACGCAATCCAACGCGTTAGTTTGCCCCGCGTCAGACGAGACCGATCTGTTGCGAGAGTGGCAAAAAATAGCAGATCAATATCATGTGCCATTGATTAACTGTGTCTCAGCGGCCTGGCGCCGTGGGATTATGTCTGCTGCCGATGCCAAAGAAAATGGCCATTCGAGTCATAATCTTGCTGAACCATTTGTCATGGGCGGCTTAGGTGAATTGGTCACCGGCATAGAACAAGCCGATAGAATGGTGAGTTTCTGATGAAAGCGATTGCAATCATATTCCGTCAGGGCCCGCACGGTAATGCCGCCGGACGTGAAGCATTGGATCTTGCGCTGATGGCCGCCACCTATGAACAGCAGGTGCACCTGATATTTATCGATGAAGGTGTACTCAATCTACTGGGCAATCAACAACCAGAGCTAATTGGCTGTAAAGATTACATTGCCACGTTTAAAGCACTGGATCTGTACGAAGTCGCATCCGTTGTTGTGAGTGAAACATCACTCAACCATTTGCAACTCGATGCTGCAACATTGGTGTATCCGGCCACACTTGTTGATGATAATCATATTCGGCAACTGCTCGAGCAGGTAGATGAGGTACTGGTATTTTGAAAATATTACATCACATCACAAGTTCCCCAACAGAAAGTAACGCCCTCGCCTGTGCCTTGAGATTCATCAAGCCTGATGACACCTTATTGTTGGCAGGTAATGCTGTCGCAGCGATGCTACACCCCGCTTGGCGAGATGCGGTGAGCAACTTGCATCTCTGCCTGATGAAAACCGATGTAGAAGCAAGAGGCTTGAACTCGCAACTGGCAACATTCCGACAGATAGATTATCCAGAATTCGTAGCGCAGACATTAACGCATAGTAAAGTAATAACGTGGTAACCATGATTGAATTTAATGGGAAACAGATAGCAACAGATACACAAGGATACTTGTTGGATGTCAATGACTGGGAACCTGCGTTAGCGCCTATCATTGCCGATGGTGAACAGATAGTGCTTACTGATGCGCATTGGGAAGTCGTTAACTTTGTTAGAGATTTTTATCTTGAGTATAAGACTAGTCCCGCTATCCGCGTTCTTGTCAAAGCCATAGGACAAAAGCTGGGGCCAGATAAAGGCAATTCAAAGTATTTGTACACCTTGTTTCCCATAGGTCCTGCCAAACAGGCCACCAAAATTGCCGGGTTACCCAAACCCGCC from Shewanella dokdonensis includes:
- the tusC gene encoding sulfurtransferase complex subunit TusC — protein: MKAIAIIFRQGPHGNAAGREALDLALMAATYEQQVHLIFIDEGVLNLLGNQQPELIGCKDYIATFKALDLYEVASVVVSETSLNHLQLDAATLVYPATLVDDNHIRQLLEQVDEVLVF
- the tusB gene encoding sulfurtransferase complex subunit TusB, coding for MKILHHITSSPTESNALACALRFIKPDDTLLLAGNAVAAMLHPAWRDAVSNLHLCLMKTDVEARGLNSQLATFRQIDYPEFVAQTLTHSKVITW
- a CDS encoding TusE/DsrC/DsvC family sulfur relay protein, which translates into the protein MIEFNGKQIATDTQGYLLDVNDWEPALAPIIADGEQIVLTDAHWEVVNFVRDFYLEYKTSPAIRVLVKAIGQKLGPDKGNSKYLYTLFPIGPAKQATKIAGLPKPAKCI